The Methylobacterium currus genome contains a region encoding:
- a CDS encoding GNAT family N-acetyltransferase, with the protein MDTATLPDHRTAADPVALVPFAAAHLPGALALSQEMAWPYRREDWEFALRVGRGFALERDGAVIGTAAWFPDDADHASIGMIIVAGAAQGRGYGTRLVEALLGAAGPRTLLLNSTTEGRALYARYGFTPVGTVRQHQGPYRRRPAETPDPGVRAMAPEDIEATARLDREATGFARRPLLERLIAAGEGFVLLRDGAPAAYAIARPFGRGHVIGPVVAGSPDEARRLIAAALTRLDGRFVRIDVPDSTHLSSWLTGTGLEQVGDALTMVRGVLAPTGPARLFALASQSFH; encoded by the coding sequence ATGGACACCGCAACCCTCCCGGACCACCGGACAGCGGCCGATCCCGTCGCCCTGGTGCCCTTCGCGGCGGCGCATCTGCCCGGCGCCCTGGCGCTCTCGCAGGAGATGGCCTGGCCCTACCGGCGCGAGGACTGGGAGTTCGCCCTGCGGGTCGGCCGGGGCTTCGCCCTGGAGCGCGACGGCGCGGTGATCGGCACGGCGGCCTGGTTCCCGGACGACGCGGACCACGCCAGCATCGGCATGATCATCGTCGCGGGTGCGGCGCAGGGGCGGGGCTACGGGACGCGGCTGGTGGAGGCGCTGCTCGGCGCGGCCGGGCCGCGGACCCTCCTGCTCAATTCGACGACCGAGGGACGCGCGCTCTACGCGCGGTACGGCTTCACGCCGGTCGGCACCGTCCGGCAGCACCAGGGCCCGTACCGGCGCCGCCCCGCGGAGACGCCGGATCCGGGCGTGCGGGCGATGGCGCCTGAGGACATCGAGGCGACCGCGCGGCTCGACCGGGAGGCGACCGGCTTCGCGCGGCGCCCGCTGCTGGAACGCCTGATCGCGGCCGGCGAGGGCTTCGTTCTCCTGCGCGACGGCGCCCCCGCTGCTTACGCGATCGCCCGGCCCTTCGGCCGCGGCCACGTCATCGGGCCGGTCGTCGCCGGGAGCCCGGACGAGGCGCGCCGCCTGATCGCCGCGGCGCTCACCCGCCTCGACGGCCGATTCGTGCGGATCGACGTGCCGGATTCCACGCATCTCTCGTCCTGGCTGACCGGGACCGGCCTGGAGCAGGTCGGCGACGCCCTCACCATGGTGCGCGGTGTCCTGGCGCCGACCGGGCCGGCGCGCCTCTTCGCCCTCGCCAGCCAGTCGTTCCATTAG
- a CDS encoding NAD(P)/FAD-dependent oxidoreductase: MKLTSYWLDTSNPFAGGAEGPVEGTCDVAVIGGGLTGSSAALALAKKGARVVLLEAGTIGNAASGRNGGMCNNGFAQDYGTLSGKLGREVADRLYRAFDAGVDTVERLVREEGIDCSFARVGKIKLAAKPEHVDKLARSQALLAATVDPETEMVSRADLPAEIGSGRYYGGLIYRKSAALHVGRFVRGLAEAAARRGVAVHEHTPMTTLKAVPGGGHLVGTPRGTVRARQVLLASGTSQAGPLGWVRRRIVPVGAFLIATEPLPVEMLDRLTPRRRNAVDTKNLVNYFRTTPDNRLLFGGRARFAVSNPASDEKSGAILRAALHDVFPELRDVRIDYCWGGMVDMTRDRLPRAGERDGLYYAMGYSGHGTQMATLMGTLMAEVMDGRTELNPWGAFAWPAIPGHFGPPWFLPLVGAYYRLKDRFQ; this comes from the coding sequence ATGAAGCTCACATCCTATTGGCTGGACACGTCGAACCCGTTCGCGGGCGGCGCCGAGGGGCCGGTCGAGGGCACCTGCGACGTCGCGGTGATCGGCGGCGGCCTGACCGGCTCCTCCGCCGCCCTGGCGCTGGCGAAGAAGGGCGCCCGCGTCGTCCTCCTGGAGGCCGGCACGATCGGCAACGCCGCCTCGGGGCGCAACGGCGGCATGTGCAACAACGGCTTCGCGCAGGATTACGGCACGCTCTCGGGTAAGCTCGGCCGGGAGGTCGCCGACCGGCTCTACCGGGCCTTCGATGCCGGCGTCGACACGGTCGAGCGGCTGGTCCGGGAAGAGGGGATCGATTGCAGCTTCGCCCGCGTCGGCAAGATCAAGCTCGCGGCCAAGCCCGAGCATGTCGACAAGCTGGCGCGCAGCCAGGCGCTGCTCGCCGCCACGGTCGACCCCGAGACCGAGATGGTCAGCCGCGCCGACCTCCCCGCCGAGATCGGATCCGGGCGCTATTACGGCGGCCTGATCTACCGCAAGAGCGCCGCCCTGCATGTCGGGCGCTTCGTCCGCGGCCTCGCCGAGGCCGCCGCCCGGCGCGGAGTCGCGGTCCACGAGCACACCCCGATGACGACACTGAAGGCTGTTCCGGGTGGCGGCCATCTCGTCGGCACGCCGCGCGGAACCGTCCGGGCTCGCCAGGTGCTTTTGGCCAGCGGCACCTCCCAGGCCGGCCCGCTCGGCTGGGTGCGCCGGCGCATCGTGCCGGTCGGCGCCTTCCTGATCGCCACCGAGCCCCTGCCCGTCGAGATGCTGGACCGGCTCACCCCGCGCCGCCGCAATGCGGTCGATACCAAGAACCTCGTCAACTACTTCCGCACCACGCCCGACAACCGGCTGCTCTTCGGGGGACGTGCCCGCTTCGCGGTTTCCAACCCGGCCTCGGACGAGAAGAGCGGCGCGATCCTGCGCGCCGCCCTGCACGACGTCTTCCCCGAACTGCGCGACGTCCGCATCGACTATTGCTGGGGCGGCATGGTCGACATGACCCGCGACCGCCTCCCCCGCGCCGGCGAGCGCGACGGCCTCTACTACGCGATGGGCTACAGCGGCCACGGCACCCAGATGGCGACCCTGATGGGCACCCTCATGGCCGAGGTGATGGACGGGCGCACCGAGCTGAACCCCTGGGGCGCGTTCGCCTGGCCGGCGATTCCCGGCCATTTCGGCCCGCCCTGGTTCCTGCCCCTCGTCGGCGCCTATTACCGCCTCAAGGACCGCTTCCAATGA
- a CDS encoding aldehyde dehydrogenase family protein, translating to MTDPLRHLAEAGRLTRFYGDGAWRDPAGRERAGVVNPASEAVIAEIALGGADDVELAVAAARRAFPAWSRTTPAERAALLDRVHRLVLDRLELFAQALTAEMGAAITYARRAQVPLAAEHLRVARDLLATYPFLSQRGTTAIAREAIGVCGLITPWNWPLYQITAKVGPALAAGCTLVLKPSELSPLSALLFAEVMDEAGCPAGVFNLVNGTGPVVGEALAAHPEVDMISITGSTRAGVLVAQAAAPTVKRVAQELGGKSPNVVLPDADLKRCIPLGVAAAMRNLGQSCSAPTRMLVPRAHLAEVEALAEKTVAGFAVGDPLREETTHGAIANRAQFDRIERMIRIGLDEGARLVTGGPGRPGGLTTGLFARPTVFSAVRRDMTIAREEIFGPVLAILPYDSVEEAVEIANDTIYGLGAHVQGTDLEQVRAVAGRIRAGQVHLNGPDWDPAAPFGGYKRSGNGREYGREGLEEYLETKSILGFYR from the coding sequence ATGACCGATCCGCTTCGGCACCTGGCGGAGGCCGGCCGCCTGACCCGCTTCTATGGCGACGGGGCGTGGCGCGATCCGGCCGGCCGCGAGCGCGCCGGCGTCGTCAACCCGGCGAGCGAGGCGGTGATCGCCGAGATCGCGCTCGGCGGAGCGGACGACGTCGAGCTCGCGGTCGCCGCCGCGCGGCGCGCGTTCCCGGCCTGGTCGCGCACGACGCCGGCTGAGCGCGCCGCGCTCCTCGACCGCGTCCATCGGCTCGTGCTGGACCGGCTGGAGCTGTTCGCGCAGGCCCTGACCGCCGAGATGGGCGCCGCCATCACCTATGCCCGCCGCGCCCAGGTGCCGCTCGCCGCCGAGCACCTCCGGGTCGCACGCGACCTGCTCGCGACGTATCCCTTCCTGTCGCAGCGCGGCACCACCGCCATCGCCCGCGAGGCGATCGGCGTCTGCGGGCTCATCACGCCGTGGAACTGGCCGCTCTACCAGATCACCGCCAAGGTCGGCCCGGCACTGGCGGCGGGCTGCACATTGGTGCTGAAGCCGAGCGAGCTGTCGCCCCTGAGCGCGCTCCTCTTCGCCGAGGTGATGGACGAGGCGGGCTGCCCGGCCGGCGTGTTCAACCTCGTCAACGGCACCGGGCCGGTGGTCGGCGAGGCGCTGGCCGCGCATCCGGAGGTCGACATGATCTCGATCACCGGATCGACCCGGGCCGGGGTGCTCGTGGCGCAGGCCGCGGCGCCCACGGTCAAGCGCGTGGCGCAGGAGCTCGGCGGCAAGTCGCCGAACGTCGTGCTGCCGGATGCCGACCTGAAACGCTGCATTCCCCTCGGCGTCGCTGCGGCGATGCGCAATCTCGGCCAGTCCTGCAGCGCGCCGACCCGGATGCTGGTGCCGCGTGCGCACCTTGCCGAGGTCGAGGCGCTGGCGGAGAAGACCGTCGCCGGGTTCGCGGTCGGCGATCCGCTCCGCGAGGAGACGACCCACGGCGCCATCGCCAACCGGGCCCAGTTCGACCGCATCGAGCGGATGATCCGGATCGGCCTCGACGAGGGCGCGCGACTCGTCACCGGCGGCCCCGGCCGGCCCGGGGGCCTGACGACCGGCCTCTTTGCCCGCCCGACTGTCTTCTCCGCGGTGCGCCGCGACATGACGATCGCTCGAGAAGAGATTTTCGGGCCGGTCCTGGCGATCCTTCCCTATGACAGCGTGGAAGAGGCGGTCGAGATCGCCAACGACACGATCTATGGCCTGGGCGCCCACGTGCAGGGCACCGATCTCGAGCAGGTGCGGGCGGTGGCCGGGCGGATCCGGGCCGGCCAGGTCCACCTCAACGGGCCGGACTGGGACCCGGCGGCACCGTTCGGCGGCTACAAGCGCTCGGGCAACGGCCGGGAATACGGCCGCGAAGGCCTGGAGGAGTATCTGGAGACCAAATCCATCCTCGGCTTCTACCGGTGA
- the ycaC gene encoding isochorismate family cysteine hydrolase YcaC — protein MTKPYNRLDLDQAVVLLVDHQAGLMSLVRDFDPDRFKNNVLAVADLAAYFKLPTILTTSFEDGPNGPIMPELKAKFPDAPFIARPGQINAWDNPDFVAAVKATGRKQLIIAGVVTEVCVAFVALSAIAEGYEVFAVTDASGTFNPVVRDGAWNRMSAAGVQLVNWFAVACELHRDWRRDVEGLATLLGDHIPDYRNLMTSYAALRGAIPQATPGA, from the coding sequence ATGACCAAGCCCTACAATCGCCTCGACCTCGATCAGGCCGTCGTCCTGCTGGTCGATCATCAGGCCGGCCTGATGTCGCTGGTGCGCGACTTCGATCCCGACCGCTTCAAGAACAACGTGCTGGCCGTCGCCGACCTCGCCGCTTACTTCAAGCTGCCGACCATCCTGACCACCAGCTTCGAGGACGGACCGAACGGCCCGATCATGCCCGAGCTGAAGGCCAAGTTCCCGGATGCGCCCTTCATCGCCCGGCCTGGCCAGATCAACGCCTGGGACAACCCCGATTTCGTCGCCGCCGTGAAGGCCACGGGCCGCAAGCAGCTGATCATCGCGGGTGTCGTCACCGAGGTCTGCGTCGCCTTCGTGGCCCTGTCGGCCATCGCTGAGGGCTACGAGGTGTTCGCCGTCACCGACGCCTCCGGCACCTTCAATCCGGTGGTGCGCGACGGGGCCTGGAACCGGATGTCGGCAGCCGGCGTGCAGCTCGTGAACTGGTTCGCGGTCGCCTGCGAGCTGCACCGCGACTGGCGCCGGGACGTCGAGGGGCTGGCGACGCTGCTCGGCGACCATATCCCGGACTACCGCAACCTGATGACGAGCTACGCCGCGCTCCGGGGCGCGATCCCGCAGGCCACCCCCGGCGCCTGA
- a CDS encoding LysR family transcriptional regulator — translation MAKIVALHYFAVVTRCTSLRDAATQLDIHPNVLARHISQLEYYMDAPLLERGPLGIRLTAAGELLAAKLDRTINELDHVVRLIDDLKGLRGGLVGVHAAEGVASAILVPVLAAFAARHPHVRARLRTGTAKDGVRAIEDASCDLALTFFAPASAAIAVVRRVRLPQFIIAPPGHPVTRDGGAACRALERYRWVLPGPEFGVRTYLDRAAAEAGCRIVPTFEAASLDLQRALIVQAGALGVLPRAAVADEIDAGTMAAVPFPDTMPVETSLDLCVPADRQPSYAAERLRRELEAALLQVRA, via the coding sequence ATGGCGAAGATCGTCGCTCTCCACTACTTCGCGGTCGTCACCCGCTGCACGTCGCTGCGCGACGCCGCGACCCAGCTCGACATCCATCCCAACGTGCTGGCGCGGCACATCTCGCAGCTCGAATACTACATGGACGCGCCGCTGCTCGAACGCGGGCCGCTCGGCATCCGGCTGACCGCGGCGGGCGAATTGCTCGCCGCCAAGCTCGACCGGACCATCAACGAGCTCGACCACGTCGTCCGCCTGATCGATGACCTGAAGGGTCTGCGCGGCGGCCTCGTCGGCGTCCATGCTGCCGAGGGCGTCGCCTCGGCGATCCTGGTGCCGGTCCTCGCCGCCTTCGCGGCCCGCCACCCGCATGTCCGCGCCCGGCTGCGCACCGGCACCGCGAAGGACGGCGTGCGGGCGATCGAGGACGCCTCCTGCGACCTCGCCCTCACCTTCTTCGCCCCGGCCTCCGCCGCGATCGCGGTGGTCAGACGGGTGCGGCTGCCGCAATTCATCATCGCGCCGCCCGGCCATCCGGTGACGCGGGACGGCGGCGCGGCTTGCAGGGCCCTCGAGCGCTATCGCTGGGTGCTGCCGGGCCCGGAATTCGGCGTGCGCACCTATCTCGACCGGGCGGCGGCGGAGGCGGGGTGCCGGATCGTGCCGACCTTCGAGGCCGCCTCCCTGGACCTGCAACGCGCGCTGATCGTTCAGGCCGGCGCCCTCGGGGTGCTGCCGCGGGCGGCCGTCGCCGACGAGATCGACGCCGGCACGATGGCGGCCGTGCCCTTCCCCGACACGATGCCGGTCGAGACCTCCCTCGACCTCTGCGTCCCGGCCGACCGCCAGCCGAGCTACGCCGCCGAGCGCCTGCGCCGCGAGCTGGAAGCCGCGCTGCTCCAAGTGCGAGCTTGA
- a CDS encoding ABC transporter substrate-binding protein — protein MAFRRSVLGLIAATAALLAPDVAPAQTLKAVMHSDVKIVDPIWTTAYIVRNHGYMIYDTLFALDGQGEIKPQMVDTYTVSPDNLTYTFTLRDGLAWHDGKPVTAEDCVASIKRWSARDSLGQKLMTFVEGMSANDAKSFTVKLKSPTGLLLFGLAKPSSNVPFMMPKRVAETDPNQQISDFTGSGPFVMKTDEWKPGDRIVYTKFKDYKPRPEPASGLAGGKVVKVDRVEWLAISDQQQAVNALLAGEIDLIEQPAYDLIPLLKGDASVQLVDYNPLGLQYAMRPNHLIKPFDNPKVRQALTYALNQTDFLQAVVGDPDYYKTCKALFVCGSPLATEKGMDGLLDSNFAKSKQLLKEAGYDGTPIVLLHSTDLQTLTNLGPVAKQLLEKGGFKVDMQSSDWQTVVSRRVRKDPADKGGWNLMNTSWVSADILNPVMSSFINMSCDKAPFGWPCDAEMERLRDDFAREVDPVKQKAIAEAVQTRWREVVPYVHLGQFYIPIAARKNISGILTAAAPVFWNVVKK, from the coding sequence ATGGCGTTTCGTCGGTCCGTCCTCGGCCTCATCGCCGCAACCGCGGCCCTGCTCGCGCCCGACGTCGCGCCGGCCCAGACGCTCAAGGCGGTGATGCATTCGGACGTCAAGATCGTCGATCCGATCTGGACCACCGCCTACATCGTCCGCAACCACGGCTACATGATCTACGACACGCTGTTCGCGCTCGACGGACAGGGCGAGATCAAGCCGCAGATGGTCGACACCTATACCGTGTCGCCCGACAACCTGACCTACACGTTCACCCTGCGCGATGGCCTCGCCTGGCACGACGGCAAGCCGGTGACGGCGGAGGATTGCGTCGCCTCGATCAAGCGGTGGAGCGCCCGGGATTCGCTCGGCCAGAAGCTGATGACCTTCGTCGAGGGCATGAGCGCCAACGACGCGAAAAGCTTCACCGTGAAGCTCAAATCGCCGACCGGGCTCCTGCTGTTCGGCCTCGCCAAGCCGTCCTCGAACGTGCCGTTCATGATGCCGAAGCGGGTCGCCGAGACCGACCCGAACCAGCAGATCTCGGACTTCACCGGCTCCGGCCCCTTCGTGATGAAGACCGACGAGTGGAAGCCCGGCGACAGGATCGTCTACACCAAGTTCAAGGACTACAAGCCACGGCCCGAGCCGGCCTCGGGGCTCGCCGGCGGCAAGGTGGTCAAGGTCGACCGGGTCGAATGGCTGGCGATCTCGGACCAGCAGCAGGCGGTGAACGCGCTGCTCGCCGGCGAGATCGACCTGATCGAGCAGCCGGCCTACGACCTGATCCCGCTGCTCAAGGGCGATGCGAGCGTCCAGCTCGTCGACTACAATCCGCTCGGCCTGCAATACGCGATGCGGCCGAACCACCTGATCAAGCCCTTCGACAACCCGAAGGTACGCCAGGCCCTGACCTACGCCCTCAACCAGACCGACTTCCTCCAGGCGGTGGTGGGCGACCCCGATTATTACAAGACCTGCAAGGCCCTGTTCGTCTGCGGGTCGCCGCTCGCCACCGAGAAGGGGATGGACGGGCTGCTCGACTCGAACTTCGCCAAGTCAAAGCAGCTCCTGAAGGAGGCAGGATACGACGGCACGCCGATCGTGCTCCTGCACTCGACCGACCTCCAGACCCTGACCAATCTCGGCCCGGTCGCCAAGCAGCTCCTCGAGAAGGGCGGCTTCAAGGTCGATATGCAATCCTCCGACTGGCAGACCGTGGTGTCGCGCCGGGTGCGCAAGGATCCCGCCGACAAGGGCGGCTGGAACCTGATGAACACCTCCTGGGTCTCGGCCGACATCCTGAACCCGGTGATGTCGAGCTTCATCAACATGAGCTGCGACAAGGCCCCGTTCGGCTGGCCCTGCGATGCCGAGATGGAGCGCTTGCGCGACGACTTCGCCCGCGAGGTCGACCCGGTGAAGCAGAAGGCGATCGCCGAGGCTGTGCAGACGCGCTGGCGCGAGGTCGTGCCTTACGTCCATCTCGGCCAGTTCTACATCCCGATCGCCGCGCGCAAAAACATCTCCGGCATCCTGACCGCCGCGGCGCCGGTGTTCTGGAACGTCGTGAAGAAGTAA
- a CDS encoding ABC transporter permease — MLGYVLRRLVAAIPVLAIVAVLVFLMLRLTPGDPAAVIAGDNASSEQIAQVRSKLGLDQPLPAQFAIWIGNLAKGNLGESFFFKKSIGELILGRIEPTLSLAAATMLIAICVAIPLGVVAAYRHGSWLDRIVMGVSVLGFSVPVFVIGYLLIYVFAITLGWFPVQGYQPLASGFGGYLHRLVLPAMTLSVVYIALIARMTRASVLEVLNEDYIRTARAKGQVERKILFRHALKNAAVPIVTVVGIGIALLIGGVVVTESVFAIPGLGRLTVDAVLARDYPTIQALILLFSGVYVLINLLIDLTYSLFDPRIRH; from the coding sequence ATGCTCGGCTACGTGCTGCGGCGCCTCGTCGCCGCCATCCCGGTCCTGGCGATCGTCGCGGTGCTGGTCTTCCTGATGCTGCGGCTCACCCCGGGCGACCCGGCGGCGGTGATCGCCGGGGACAACGCCTCGAGCGAGCAGATCGCCCAGGTCCGCAGCAAGCTCGGCCTCGACCAGCCGCTGCCGGCGCAGTTCGCGATCTGGATCGGCAACCTGGCCAAGGGCAATCTCGGCGAGTCGTTCTTCTTCAAGAAGAGCATCGGCGAATTGATCCTCGGGCGGATCGAACCGACCCTGTCGCTCGCCGCCGCCACGATGCTGATCGCAATCTGCGTCGCCATTCCTCTGGGCGTCGTCGCGGCCTACCGGCACGGCTCCTGGCTCGACCGGATCGTGATGGGCGTCTCGGTGCTCGGCTTCTCGGTGCCGGTCTTCGTGATCGGCTACCTGCTGATCTACGTCTTCGCGATCACGCTCGGCTGGTTCCCGGTCCAGGGCTACCAGCCGCTCGCGAGCGGGTTCGGAGGCTACCTGCACAGGCTGGTCCTGCCCGCGATGACCCTGTCGGTCGTCTATATCGCGCTCATCGCCCGCATGACCCGGGCGAGCGTGCTGGAAGTGCTGAACGAGGACTACATCCGCACCGCCCGGGCCAAGGGCCAGGTCGAGCGCAAGATCCTCTTCCGCCACGCGCTCAAGAACGCCGCGGTGCCGATCGTCACCGTGGTCGGCATCGGCATCGCGCTCCTGATCGGCGGGGTGGTGGTGACCGAGAGCGTGTTCGCGATTCCCGGCCTCGGCCGCCTCACGGTCGATGCAGTGCTGGCCCGCGACTACCCGACGATCCAGGCGCTGATCCTGCTGTTCTCGGGCGTCTACGTCCTCATCAACCTCCTGATCGACCTGACCTACAGCCTGTTCGACCCGAGGATCCGTCATTGA
- a CDS encoding ABC transporter permease encodes MSAEPSLLAPAAALPPPGRSLAARLLRNPVVALGAGFLLLMALIGACAPFLGTLDPTAINPATRNRPPGFERTIRAEDGSTTTFRHRMGTDSLGRDVYSRVLYGARVSLLIAVSVAVLSLAIGLLLGLVAGYIRPLDGPIMRLMDGLMAIPGILLAIAVVSLFRAGLPAVIAAIMVPEIPRVVRLVRSIVLSVREEPYVEAAIMAGTRLPLLMARHILPNTIAPLIVQGTFIAASAILVEAVLSFLGIGIPPETPSWGNIMAEGRNLFRVYPHNILYPGIFLGLTVLAVNMLGDGLRDTLDPKMTGR; translated from the coding sequence TTGAGTGCCGAGCCGAGCCTGCTGGCCCCCGCAGCCGCACTCCCGCCGCCCGGCCGGTCCCTGGCCGCGCGCCTCCTGCGCAACCCCGTCGTGGCCCTCGGCGCCGGCTTCCTGCTGCTGATGGCGCTGATCGGCGCCTGCGCGCCCTTCCTCGGCACCCTCGATCCGACCGCGATCAACCCGGCGACCCGCAACCGCCCGCCGGGCTTCGAGCGCACGATCCGGGCCGAGGACGGCAGCACGACGACCTTCCGTCACCGGATGGGCACGGACAGCCTCGGGCGCGACGTCTACAGCCGCGTGCTCTACGGCGCCCGGGTCTCGCTCTTGATCGCCGTCTCGGTGGCGGTGCTGTCGCTCGCCATCGGCCTCCTGCTCGGGCTGGTGGCCGGGTACATCCGTCCCCTCGACGGGCCGATCATGCGGCTGATGGACGGGCTGATGGCGATCCCCGGCATCCTGCTCGCCATCGCGGTGGTGTCGCTGTTCCGGGCCGGTCTCCCGGCGGTCATCGCCGCGATCATGGTGCCGGAGATCCCCCGGGTGGTGCGGCTGGTGCGCTCCATCGTGCTCTCGGTGCGGGAGGAACCCTATGTCGAGGCGGCGATCATGGCCGGCACCCGCCTGCCGCTCCTGATGGCGCGCCACATCCTGCCCAATACGATCGCGCCGCTGATCGTGCAGGGCACCTTCATCGCCGCCTCGGCGATCCTGGTCGAGGCGGTGCTCTCCTTCCTCGGCATCGGCATCCCGCCGGAGACGCCGAGCTGGGGCAACATCATGGCGGAGGGCCGCAACCTGTTCCGGGTCTACCCGCACAACATCCTGTATCCGGGGATCTTTCTGGGCCTGACGGTGCTCGCCGTGAACATGCTGGGCGACGGCCTGCGCGACACCCTCGATCCGAAGATGACCGGCCGATGA
- a CDS encoding ABC transporter ATP-binding protein: MSSAPVLEVENLAIALPGGGDRLRAVDGVSFTVAPGEIVCVVGESGSGKSVTAFSVMGLLARVLKPVAGAIRLLGEDVLTASPQRLRALRGDRMAMIFQEPMTALNPVLTVGDQIEEVLRIHTDLGPKERRAKVLAMLEAMHLPDPERMHASYPHQLSGGQRQRVMIAAALILDPALLIADEPTTALDVTTQAQILRLIREMQGRRGTGVLFITHDFGVVAEIADRVVVMQNGRIVEQGPATHVLGNPQHPYTKMLIAAVPTMTPARRPPVTGALALETAGLAKTYRSGGLFKKAREVHAAADVALRIHRGETVGVVGESGSGKSTVARCIARLIAPSAGQIMVADRDIARLPERRLRPLRQKIQVVFQDPFRSLNPRRTVGASIVEGPVNFGSDPQAATARARELMGLVGLDPAALARYPHQFSGGQRQRIALARALAMEPEILIADEAVSALDVSVQRQVLSLLDDVQRRFDLAILFITHDLRVAAQICDRLIVMQRGRIVEEGPTGEVFARPSAAYTRALIEAAPGRDFGRGAEPLAEAASA, encoded by the coding sequence ATGAGCAGCGCTCCCGTCCTCGAGGTCGAGAACCTCGCCATCGCGCTCCCGGGCGGCGGCGACCGGCTGCGCGCCGTCGACGGCGTCTCCTTCACGGTCGCCCCCGGCGAGATCGTCTGCGTCGTCGGCGAATCGGGCTCGGGCAAGTCGGTCACCGCCTTCTCGGTGATGGGGCTGCTCGCCCGGGTGCTCAAGCCCGTCGCAGGGGCGATCCGGCTCCTCGGCGAGGACGTGCTGACGGCGAGCCCGCAGCGCCTCCGGGCCCTGCGCGGCGACCGGATGGCGATGATCTTCCAGGAGCCGATGACGGCGCTGAACCCGGTGCTGACCGTCGGCGACCAGATCGAGGAGGTCCTGCGCATCCACACCGACCTCGGGCCGAAAGAGCGCCGCGCCAAGGTGCTGGCGATGCTGGAGGCGATGCACCTGCCCGATCCGGAGCGGATGCACGCCTCCTACCCGCACCAGCTCTCCGGCGGCCAGCGCCAGCGGGTGATGATCGCCGCCGCCCTCATCCTCGACCCCGCCCTCCTCATCGCCGACGAGCCGACGACGGCCCTCGACGTCACGACGCAAGCCCAGATTCTGCGGCTGATCCGCGAGATGCAGGGGCGCCGCGGCACCGGCGTGCTGTTCATCACCCACGATTTCGGCGTGGTGGCGGAGATCGCCGACCGGGTGGTGGTGATGCAGAACGGCCGCATCGTCGAGCAGGGGCCGGCGACGCACGTCCTCGGGAATCCGCAACACCCCTACACCAAGATGCTGATCGCCGCGGTGCCGACGATGACGCCCGCGCGGCGGCCTCCGGTGACCGGAGCGCTGGCGCTGGAGACGGCGGGCCTCGCCAAGACCTATCGCAGCGGCGGCCTGTTCAAGAAAGCGCGCGAGGTCCACGCCGCCGCAGACGTGGCCTTGCGCATCCATCGCGGCGAGACGGTCGGCGTCGTCGGCGAGTCGGGCTCGGGCAAGTCCACGGTCGCGCGCTGCATCGCCCGGCTGATCGCCCCGAGCGCGGGGCAGATCATGGTCGCCGACCGCGACATCGCCCGCCTGCCCGAGCGGCGGCTGCGGCCGTTGCGGCAAAAAATCCAGGTGGTGTTCCAGGATCCGTTCCGCTCCCTCAACCCGCGCCGCACCGTCGGCGCCTCGATCGTCGAGGGGCCGGTGAATTTCGGGAGCGACCCGCAAGCCGCCACGGCGCGGGCGCGCGAGCTGATGGGCCTCGTCGGCCTCGATCCCGCGGCGCTCGCCCGCTACCCGCACCAGTTCTCCGGCGGCCAGCGCCAGCGCATCGCGCTCGCCCGCGCCCTCGCCATGGAGCCCGAGATCCTGATCGCCGACGAGGCGGTCTCGGCCCTCGACGTCTCGGTGCAGCGCCAGGTGCTGTCCCTCCTGGACGACGTGCAGCGGCGCTTCGACCTCGCGATCCTGTTCATCACCCACGACCTGCGGGTGGCGGCGCAGATCTGCGACCGGCTGATCGTGATGCAGCGCGGCCGGATCGTCGAGGAGGGTCCCACAGGGGAGGTCTTCGCCCGGCCGAGTGCGGCCTACACCCGGGCGCTGATCGAGGCGGCGCCGGGGCGGGACTTCGGGCGGGGGGCGGAGCCCCTCGCGGAGGCGGCCTCCGCGTGA